The Fulvivirga ligni genome window below encodes:
- a CDS encoding alpha/beta hydrolase, with protein MKKILLLIFASVVFLHSNAQKLSYINQHFDSISVSQATYLTTGEKDLAMDIYEPFGDANKKRPVLVYVHGGGFAGGARDEEWIQKVCNQIASHGIVVVSMSYSLTMKGRGFGCNIPAEDKIAVFDQSGSEVAAAVAYLSNHAMEYKIDIRKIVLSGSSAGAEAVLHAAYIDKNKSALPKEVKYAGVISMAGALYTMDDITAQSAIPTQIFHGTCDDLVPYDIASHHYCQEADAGYLKLYGGKAIANKLESLNKGYYMVTGCNGDHGWNSIPLKRYIPDILDFIQYDVIEGRKRQIHEIVPSTRPCTLNEAPEICK; from the coding sequence ATGAAGAAAATACTACTTCTAATATTCGCTAGCGTTGTTTTTTTACATTCTAATGCCCAGAAACTCTCATATATTAACCAGCATTTTGATAGCATCTCTGTAAGTCAGGCTACCTATCTCACAACTGGAGAAAAGGATCTGGCCATGGATATATATGAACCCTTTGGTGACGCTAATAAAAAAAGACCTGTATTAGTGTATGTACATGGAGGAGGCTTTGCAGGTGGTGCCAGAGATGAAGAGTGGATACAAAAAGTTTGTAATCAAATAGCTTCTCACGGTATAGTTGTAGTGAGTATGTCTTATTCTCTTACCATGAAAGGGAGAGGCTTTGGATGTAACATTCCGGCTGAAGATAAAATAGCTGTCTTTGATCAGTCTGGTTCAGAGGTAGCTGCTGCCGTAGCTTACTTGTCTAATCATGCTATGGAATATAAAATTGATATCCGAAAGATTGTTTTATCAGGTAGCAGTGCCGGTGCAGAAGCCGTTTTGCATGCTGCCTATATTGACAAAAATAAAAGTGCGCTCCCGAAAGAAGTTAAATATGCAGGAGTAATTAGTATGGCAGGAGCACTTTACACTATGGATGATATTACCGCACAAAGTGCCATACCTACTCAGATTTTTCATGGCACCTGTGATGACCTGGTACCCTATGACATTGCCTCTCACCATTACTGCCAGGAAGCGGATGCAGGATATCTGAAGCTTTATGGTGGAAAAGCCATAGCCAACAAACTAGAATCGCTAAATAAGGGATATTATATGGTTACAGGCTGTAACGGAGATCATGGTTGGAATAGCATTCCCCTGAAAAGGTATATTCCTGATATTCTGGACTTTATACAATATGACGTTATCGAAGGCCGTAAAAGACAAATCCATGAGATTGTGCCATCCACCAGGCCTTGTACATTGAATGAGGCTCCTGAAATATGTAAATAG
- a CDS encoding sulfatase family protein: protein MNKSNVLIVLFILLGVACTNNAPDNREEVKTNDDLRVNQIKGSDEPLNVIFILSDDHRYDFMGFTGKVPFLKTPNMDKMAKEGTHITNAFVTTSLCSPSRASILTGQFSHRHQVIDNQSLVADTSTFFPQYLQKGGYQTSFFGKWHMGEHHANPRKGFDRWVSFKGQGQYYNPTLNIDGEEKSFSDSTYITDLLTDYAIQWLDKRDKEKPFFMYLSHKGVHADFQPAKRHVDQFKDEKPNYPITMYPDKVDSATYNYKDVPDWVKKQRYSWHGVDYMYHGQIKFDDFYRRYTETLLSLDESIGQVISYLEKNKLLENTVVFYMGDNGFSFGEHGLIDKRQAYEESMRVPLLVYGGGNLLARDSVEQLVQNIDIGPTIMEMAGLETPKNMDGHSILPLLKGENPEWRNRIYYEYFWERPFPQTPTVHAVRTDQYKFIRYYGLWDINELYDIKNDPMEAHNLIRMPEYKEVAEELRADLFNWLQETGGDNIPLKEDHGARFDHNYKGTY, encoded by the coding sequence ATGAATAAATCCAACGTTCTGATCGTGCTTTTCATTTTGTTAGGAGTTGCTTGTACTAATAATGCTCCTGACAATAGAGAAGAAGTTAAAACCAACGATGATCTCCGGGTTAACCAAATCAAAGGTTCAGATGAGCCCCTGAACGTAATATTTATTCTAAGTGATGACCATCGGTATGATTTCATGGGCTTTACCGGAAAAGTACCTTTCCTCAAAACGCCAAATATGGATAAAATGGCTAAAGAGGGTACTCACATCACTAATGCCTTTGTCACTACTTCATTATGTTCTCCTAGTAGAGCATCCATTCTAACAGGCCAATTTTCCCACAGACATCAAGTGATAGATAATCAATCACTTGTAGCAGATACATCTACCTTTTTTCCTCAGTATCTGCAAAAGGGAGGATACCAAACTTCTTTTTTTGGTAAATGGCATATGGGCGAGCACCATGCTAACCCTAGAAAAGGCTTTGATAGATGGGTAAGTTTTAAAGGACAAGGCCAGTATTATAACCCCACATTAAATATAGATGGTGAAGAAAAATCATTTTCAGATAGTACTTACATCACGGATCTACTTACAGATTATGCCATTCAATGGCTTGATAAAAGAGATAAGGAAAAGCCCTTTTTTATGTATCTCTCTCATAAAGGTGTTCATGCAGACTTCCAACCGGCAAAACGACATGTCGATCAGTTTAAAGATGAAAAACCCAACTATCCAATCACCATGTATCCGGATAAGGTGGATTCAGCTACCTATAATTATAAGGATGTTCCTGATTGGGTGAAAAAACAGCGGTATAGCTGGCACGGGGTCGATTATATGTATCATGGGCAAATTAAATTTGATGACTTTTACCGCCGATATACTGAAACCCTTTTGTCCTTAGATGAGAGTATTGGGCAGGTAATTAGTTATTTAGAAAAAAATAAACTACTGGAAAATACTGTGGTTTTTTACATGGGAGATAACGGATTTTCATTCGGAGAACATGGCCTCATAGATAAAAGGCAAGCCTATGAAGAATCTATGCGTGTGCCCCTTTTAGTATATGGAGGGGGCAACTTATTAGCTCGAGATAGCGTGGAGCAACTGGTCCAGAATATTGATATTGGTCCTACTATTATGGAAATGGCAGGGTTGGAAACTCCAAAAAATATGGATGGCCATTCGATACTGCCACTACTAAAAGGAGAAAATCCAGAGTGGAGAAACAGAATATATTACGAATACTTCTGGGAGCGACCTTTCCCGCAAACCCCAACGGTTCATGCCGTGCGTACTGATCAATATAAGTTTATTAGATATTATGGTCTGTGGGATATTAATGAGCTTTATGATATAAAGAATGATCCAATGGAAGCTCATAATCTGATTAGAATGCCAGAATATAAAGAGGTGGCAGAGGAGCTACGGGCAGATCTTTTCAACTGGTTGCAAGAAACCGGAGGAGATAATATACCTTTAAAGGAAGATCATGGCGCACGTTTTGATCATAACTACAAAGGAACTTATTAA
- the bglX gene encoding beta-glucosidase BglX, whose product MTKRILLVLLTSLAFAACEVKKKETSDNGQNSFIDSLMNEMTLEEKLGQLNLPSSGDIVTGTAASSDIGEKIRAGKVGGLFNINASKIKAVQKVAVEESRLKIPLIFGMDVIHGYKTLFPIPLGLSCSWDMDLIEQSARVAAVEASADGICWTFSPMVDISRDPRWGRVSEGNGEDPFLGSAIARAMVKGYQGDDLTQNNTIMACVKHFALYGAIEAGRDYNTVDMSRMRMFNEYLAPYQAAVDAGVGSVMTSFNEVDGVPASANKWLMTDLLRDQWGFNGFVVTDYTAINEMSAHGLGDLATVSGLSLNAGVDMDMVGEGFLTTLKKSMEDGIVSEAQINAACRRILKAKYKLGLFEDPYKYCDEQRQKTEIFNDEHRAKARELAAQTLVLLKNQDQILPLKKESKIALVGPMADNKENMAGTWSVAGDFKKSISLREGLEAVVGQGNVVYARGANITSDSLLEKRVSIFGKPTYRDNRSESAMISEVVKAAQGADVIVAAVGESAEMSGESASRSDIEIPESQRNLLKALLKTGKPVVMVLFTGRPLAMTWENENIPSILNVWFAGSEAGNAISDVLFGDVNPSGKLTATFPQNVGQVPLYYNHKNTGRPLPEGGWFQKFRSNYLDVSNAPLYPFGYGLSYTTFEYGDLSLSTDSLTMDDELTVSVKVSNTGDYDGAEVVQLYVRDVVGTITRPVKELKGFEKIKLAKGESKTVTFTLSKEDLAFYHQDMSFEAEPGAFKVFVGPSSAEGKEADFYLK is encoded by the coding sequence ATGACAAAAAGAATACTTCTTGTTTTATTAACATCTCTGGCTTTTGCCGCATGTGAGGTGAAGAAGAAAGAGACCTCTGATAATGGTCAAAATAGTTTTATAGACTCTTTAATGAACGAAATGACATTGGAAGAAAAGCTGGGTCAGCTTAACTTACCCTCTTCCGGTGATATTGTAACAGGTACTGCCGCTAGTTCAGATATAGGAGAAAAAATTAGAGCAGGTAAAGTTGGTGGCCTTTTTAACATCAATGCCTCTAAAATTAAAGCGGTACAAAAAGTGGCTGTAGAAGAAAGCCGTTTAAAAATCCCTTTGATATTTGGTATGGACGTAATTCATGGCTATAAAACACTTTTTCCTATTCCATTAGGGCTTAGCTGTAGCTGGGATATGGACCTGATAGAACAATCAGCCAGAGTGGCTGCGGTAGAAGCCAGTGCAGATGGTATCTGCTGGACTTTCTCACCCATGGTAGATATCTCGCGTGATCCTCGTTGGGGCCGTGTTTCTGAAGGTAATGGTGAAGATCCATTCCTGGGTTCAGCTATCGCCAGGGCCATGGTAAAAGGATATCAGGGTGATGACCTTACTCAAAACAATACTATTATGGCTTGTGTGAAGCACTTTGCTTTATATGGAGCTATAGAGGCAGGTAGAGATTATAATACGGTGGATATGAGCCGAATGAGAATGTTCAATGAATACCTTGCTCCTTACCAGGCAGCAGTTGATGCAGGTGTAGGAAGCGTGATGACTTCATTTAACGAAGTGGATGGTGTACCAGCAAGTGCGAATAAATGGTTAATGACTGACCTTTTGAGAGATCAATGGGGATTCAATGGTTTTGTAGTTACAGACTACACCGCTATTAATGAAATGTCAGCACATGGTCTTGGAGACTTGGCTACGGTTTCAGGCCTATCTTTAAATGCAGGTGTAGATATGGATATGGTAGGAGAAGGCTTCTTAACTACGCTGAAAAAATCTATGGAAGATGGTATAGTTTCAGAAGCGCAGATTAACGCTGCTTGTAGAAGAATATTAAAGGCAAAATATAAGCTTGGTCTTTTTGAAGATCCTTATAAATATTGCGATGAGCAAAGACAAAAAACTGAAATCTTTAACGATGAGCACAGAGCGAAGGCCAGAGAGCTTGCAGCACAGACTTTAGTTTTATTGAAAAACCAGGATCAGATTTTACCATTGAAAAAAGAAAGTAAAATCGCCTTAGTAGGCCCTATGGCTGATAACAAAGAAAATATGGCTGGAACCTGGAGTGTGGCCGGGGATTTTAAAAAGTCGATTTCCTTAAGAGAAGGTCTGGAGGCTGTAGTAGGGCAAGGAAATGTGGTTTATGCACGTGGAGCTAACATTACAAGTGATTCATTATTAGAAAAAAGAGTAAGTATTTTCGGTAAGCCTACTTACAGAGATAATCGCTCAGAATCAGCTATGATCAGTGAAGTGGTTAAAGCTGCTCAAGGTGCTGATGTGATAGTGGCTGCAGTAGGTGAGTCTGCTGAGATGAGTGGTGAGAGTGCTAGTAGATCAGACATAGAGATTCCTGAAAGCCAAAGAAACTTATTGAAAGCTTTATTAAAAACTGGAAAGCCGGTAGTAATGGTGCTTTTCACTGGTAGACCACTGGCTATGACTTGGGAAAATGAGAATATTCCATCAATCTTAAATGTGTGGTTTGCAGGATCTGAAGCTGGAAATGCTATTTCAGATGTGCTTTTCGGAGATGTGAATCCTTCAGGAAAACTTACCGCTACTTTCCCACAAAATGTAGGTCAGGTGCCATTATATTATAACCACAAAAATACTGGTAGACCATTGCCAGAAGGCGGTTGGTTCCAAAAATTCAGATCTAATTATTTAGATGTTTCTAATGCTCCGCTTTATCCATTTGGCTACGGACTTAGCTACACTACTTTTGAATACGGTGACTTAAGCTTAAGTACAGATTCATTAACGATGGATGATGAACTTACAGTTTCGGTAAAAGTGAGTAACACTGGTGATTATGATGGTGCTGAAGTGGTGCAGCTGTATGTAAGAGATGTGGTAGGTACTATAACCAGACCAGTAAAAGAGCTTAAAGGCTTCGAAAAAATAAAACTCGCTAAGGGAGAGTCTAAAACAGTGACTTTTACCTTAAGCAAAGAGGATTTAGCATTCTATCATCAGGATATGAGCTTTGAGGCTGAGCCTGGTGCTTTCAAAGTTTTTGTAGGACCGAGCTCTGCAGAAGGTAAGGAGGCTGACTTCTATTTGAAATAA
- a CDS encoding prolyl oligopeptidase family serine peptidase — MSKILSLIFLLGLGFNVLAQESFDQYLAKTYHSEDDSLNYRILYPENFDENKEYPLVLFLHGAGERGDHNQKQLFHGGQLFIDYQDEFPAIVVFPQCPTGGYWSNVNIKSENGKRTFHFDDEGNEPPTKSLSLVMELLDSMVSLKFTNQQRVYVAGLSMGGMGTFELVSRKPDTFAAAIAICGGDNPVSAKSYAGKVPFWIFHGRKDDIVPPENSEIMAEAIEQAGGEVKLTIYPEANHNSWDSAFAEPEFLPWLFSKQRN; from the coding sequence ATGAGTAAAATTTTGTCGCTTATCTTCCTTCTAGGCCTTGGTTTCAATGTGTTGGCGCAGGAAAGTTTTGACCAATACCTGGCTAAAACATATCATTCTGAGGATGATTCTTTGAATTATAGAATACTTTACCCGGAAAATTTTGATGAAAATAAAGAATACCCATTAGTTTTGTTCCTACATGGTGCCGGCGAGCGGGGAGACCATAATCAAAAACAACTCTTTCATGGAGGACAATTGTTTATAGATTATCAGGATGAATTCCCGGCCATTGTAGTTTTCCCCCAATGTCCTACAGGAGGTTATTGGTCTAATGTGAATATAAAATCAGAAAACGGAAAGCGTACCTTTCACTTTGATGATGAAGGAAATGAACCTCCTACAAAATCTTTGAGTCTGGTAATGGAGCTTTTAGATTCAATGGTATCTCTGAAATTTACAAATCAGCAAAGAGTGTATGTAGCAGGTCTTTCTATGGGCGGAATGGGCACGTTTGAGCTCGTGAGTCGTAAGCCAGATACTTTTGCCGCCGCCATAGCTATCTGCGGAGGAGATAATCCCGTGAGTGCTAAAAGCTATGCTGGCAAGGTGCCATTCTGGATTTTTCATGGTAGAAAAGATGATATAGTACCACCTGAAAATTCTGAAATTATGGCAGAGGCCATTGAGCAGGCAGGAGGAGAGGTTAAACTTACCATTTACCCCGAGGCTAATCATAATAGCTGGGATAGTGCATTTGCAGAGCCTGAATTTTTACCTTGGTTATTTTCGAAACAACGCAATTAA
- a CDS encoding glucoamylase family protein — MTIFNHIKKVRYQLIASMVLMGAALVACTGQKEVTKEKEATDSAVVLSDDSLLNLVQYQTFQYFWENAEPTSGLAPERTHMDNVYPQNDKDVVTTGGSGFGLMAILVGVKRGFITREQALHRYEKIVDYLAKADRFHGAWPHWIKGPTGKVQPFGQKDNGGDLVETAFMVQGLITVREFFKDGNEAEKALAEKIDELWKGVEWNWYTHGQDVLYWHWSPEYAWEMNFPVGGYNECLIMYVLAAASPTHPITKEVYEKGWARNDSITMDTTCMGLETELDHYETNNDPVGPLFWAHYSYLGLDPRNLKDQYADYWKLNVNHAMIQYKYCVENPKGFEGYGENCWGLTSSYSVNGYAGHHPGNEDLGVISPTAALSSFPYTPEQSMDFLRYIYNDADSLVGELGPYDAFSFKDKWYTPRYLAIDQGPIPVMIENYRSGMLWDLFMKAPEVQAGLEKLGFTTEAKEDE; from the coding sequence ATGACAATATTTAACCATATAAAAAAGGTCAGGTATCAGCTAATAGCGAGCATGGTACTGATGGGAGCAGCGTTGGTAGCCTGCACAGGACAGAAGGAAGTGACGAAGGAAAAAGAAGCGACGGATTCAGCCGTTGTCCTTTCAGATGACTCTTTGTTGAATTTGGTACAATATCAAACCTTTCAGTATTTCTGGGAGAATGCAGAGCCTACTTCTGGGCTCGCTCCAGAGCGTACGCATATGGATAATGTGTACCCGCAAAATGATAAAGATGTTGTCACCACTGGTGGTTCCGGCTTCGGGTTGATGGCTATTCTGGTAGGTGTGAAAAGAGGCTTTATTACCAGAGAACAGGCATTACATCGTTATGAGAAAATTGTTGATTATTTAGCCAAGGCCGATCGCTTTCACGGAGCATGGCCACATTGGATAAAAGGACCAACTGGAAAGGTACAGCCCTTTGGCCAGAAAGATAATGGTGGAGATTTAGTAGAAACGGCATTCATGGTGCAGGGATTAATCACTGTACGTGAGTTTTTCAAAGATGGAAACGAAGCAGAAAAAGCATTGGCTGAGAAAATTGATGAGTTATGGAAAGGGGTAGAATGGAATTGGTACACTCATGGTCAGGATGTGCTTTACTGGCACTGGTCTCCCGAATATGCCTGGGAAATGAACTTTCCGGTAGGTGGATATAATGAATGTTTAATCATGTATGTGCTGGCAGCCGCTTCTCCTACTCACCCTATTACGAAGGAAGTCTACGAGAAAGGATGGGCTCGAAATGATTCTATCACTATGGATACTACTTGCATGGGGCTGGAAACGGAGCTGGATCATTACGAAACTAACAATGATCCTGTAGGTCCACTTTTCTGGGCTCACTACTCTTACCTTGGCCTTGATCCTAGAAACTTGAAAGATCAATATGCGGATTACTGGAAGCTTAATGTTAATCACGCTATGATCCAGTATAAGTATTGTGTAGAAAACCCTAAGGGTTTTGAAGGTTATGGTGAAAATTGCTGGGGCCTTACCTCAAGCTATTCTGTAAATGGATATGCCGGTCATCACCCTGGTAATGAGGATCTTGGAGTTATATCTCCAACGGCAGCTCTTTCATCTTTTCCTTACACACCAGAGCAAAGTATGGATTTCTTAAGATACATCTATAATGATGCCGACAGTCTGGTAGGTGAACTAGGGCCATATGATGCCTTCAGCTTTAAAGATAAATGGTATACTCCAAGATATTTGGCTATAGATCAAGGACCTATACCTGTAATGATAGAGAATTATAGAAGTGGCATGCTTTGGGATTTGTTCATGAAGGCTCCTGAAGTACAGGCTGGTTTAGAAAAGTTAGGTTTTACCACGGAGGCGAAAGAGGATGAGTAA
- a CDS encoding glucoamylase family protein, translating into MIKNSLYLLLIFVLAACGSDEPGESNFTLVQAYVGTTELSQNSITENLPTDRSISLSFSSAVDANSLNDGISLTLGGNSINLDFTLTSENKTVIIYPGGGLQNSSTYLLNISTALKSTNGGSAVPAEISFKTIAGDLALSYLQIGSKEVVVGEKILNAYLDLDMIMTFTVPVEANALKAAVSITGTAAPNLEISSDDNLTFNVSTASELKPLTKYTLKIKNTLLGNEGETFEGFEKEFYTQIDSTYKFPEISDEALLTKVQEQTFKYFWDFAHPVSGLARERNTSGDLVTTGGSGFGVMTILVGIERGFITRQEGVDRLEQIVDFLQEADRFHGVWPHWMNGETGAVIPFSTKDDGGDLVETAFMIQGLLTVREYLNESNAQEKAIIENITTLWEEVEWDWYTQGEEVLYWHWSPNYAWEMNHQIKGWNEGLIVYVLAASSPTHSISASVYFSGWASSGGMENGNSYYGYNLPLGYEKGGPLFFAHYSFLGLDPRNLEDGYANYWTQNVNHTMINRAYCIQNPQGNLGYGEGMWGLTASDNYEGYSAHSPTNDKGVITPTAALSSMPYSPDESMEALKSFYYLLGDKLWGDYGFYDAYSLNKSWYASSYLAIDQGPIIIMIENHRTGLLWDTFMQNEEITSGLDKLNFTSY; encoded by the coding sequence ATGATCAAAAACTCTCTTTATTTATTACTCATTTTTGTTTTGGCAGCTTGTGGTAGCGATGAGCCAGGTGAGAGTAATTTTACTCTTGTACAGGCCTATGTAGGCACCACGGAGTTAAGCCAGAACTCAATTACTGAAAACCTACCTACGGATAGATCCATCTCCTTATCCTTTTCCAGCGCCGTAGATGCTAACAGCCTGAATGATGGCATTAGCCTTACTCTCGGTGGTAATTCTATTAATCTGGATTTCACCCTCACCTCAGAAAATAAAACCGTAATTATTTATCCTGGTGGAGGATTACAGAATAGTAGCACATACCTTTTAAATATTAGTACAGCCCTAAAAAGTACCAATGGCGGGAGTGCGGTGCCTGCAGAAATTAGTTTTAAAACTATAGCTGGCGACCTTGCCCTTTCTTACCTGCAAATAGGAAGTAAGGAGGTAGTAGTCGGTGAAAAGATATTAAATGCATACCTTGATCTTGATATGATCATGACCTTTACCGTGCCGGTGGAGGCTAATGCATTGAAAGCGGCCGTTTCCATTACAGGTACAGCCGCACCCAATCTAGAAATCAGTTCTGATGATAATCTTACTTTTAATGTTAGCACAGCTTCAGAACTTAAGCCTTTGACAAAATATACTTTAAAAATTAAAAATACTCTTCTGGGTAATGAGGGAGAGACTTTTGAGGGCTTCGAAAAGGAATTTTATACCCAAATAGACTCTACTTATAAGTTTCCTGAGATTTCAGACGAAGCGCTACTTACCAAAGTACAAGAGCAGACATTTAAATATTTCTGGGATTTTGCTCATCCTGTAAGTGGCTTGGCCAGAGAGAGAAATACATCAGGTGATTTAGTTACTACTGGTGGCTCTGGCTTTGGTGTAATGACCATTTTAGTAGGAATAGAAAGAGGATTCATCACCCGCCAGGAAGGTGTAGATAGATTAGAGCAGATAGTTGACTTCTTGCAAGAGGCCGATCGTTTCCACGGTGTATGGCCACACTGGATGAATGGTGAAACGGGTGCAGTTATTCCTTTCAGCACCAAAGATGATGGTGGAGATCTGGTGGAAACTGCCTTCATGATCCAGGGTTTACTTACGGTTCGTGAATATCTGAATGAATCTAATGCCCAGGAAAAAGCTATTATAGAAAACATTACCACTCTTTGGGAAGAAGTAGAGTGGGACTGGTATACTCAAGGAGAAGAGGTGCTTTATTGGCATTGGTCTCCTAACTATGCCTGGGAAATGAATCACCAGATAAAAGGATGGAACGAGGGACTTATTGTCTATGTCTTAGCTGCATCTTCACCTACTCACAGCATTAGTGCTTCAGTGTATTTCAGCGGCTGGGCCAGCAGTGGAGGTATGGAAAATGGTAATAGCTATTATGGCTATAACTTGCCATTAGGTTATGAAAAAGGCGGGCCATTGTTCTTCGCTCATTATTCATTTTTAGGCCTGGACCCCAGAAACCTGGAAGACGGCTATGCAAACTATTGGACCCAGAATGTGAATCACACCATGATAAACAGAGCTTACTGTATCCAAAATCCGCAAGGAAACCTTGGTTATGGTGAGGGCATGTGGGGGCTTACCGCCAGTGATAATTATGAAGGTTATTCTGCACATTCTCCCACCAATGATAAAGGTGTAATTACACCTACCGCAGCCCTCTCATCTATGCCATACAGCCCTGACGAATCTATGGAGGCCTTAAAAAGTTTTTATTATCTGCTTGGAGATAAGCTGTGGGGCGATTATGGCTTTTATGATGCCTACAGCCTTAATAAATCATGGTATGCGAGCTCATACCTGGCTATAGATCAGGGGCCTATCATTATCATGATTGAAAATCACCGGACAGGATTGCTCTGGGATACTTTCATGCAAAATGAAGAAATCACATCGGGCTTAGATAAATTAAATTTCACCAGCTACTAA
- a CDS encoding LamG-like jellyroll fold domain-containing protein: MKKILIILIVFAFISCDKEDVNVTTGPLSLSSLEYEGVDFSSGVTYSATLANNANSVPVDVAFMATFSKAVDASTVNSNTISLSQGGSAIPVDVAVKDNIVTITPQVELNNDATYELLISNVLRATDGGLMAEEGSFNNVTRTLNTVGEPPYVPAGQVAYWPFNFDYDEVESGEMPTVEGTPGFAGQSASGPNAYQGATDSYLTFPTNNLANSEFTATFWYKIDATPDRAGILVMGPTDDSPPANNRTKGFRLFRENANGKQRITLNAGNGSADSWFNSAEEYHLATDADWTFVAFTISSTECVVYINGEVASSGAFSGIDWTTCDILSIGSGAPRFIEWGHLSDESFIDELRIFDVALPQSEIQKMME, encoded by the coding sequence ATGAAAAAAATATTAATTATACTCATAGTTTTTGCATTCATCAGCTGTGATAAAGAGGATGTTAATGTGACAACTGGACCATTATCATTATCCAGTTTGGAATATGAAGGTGTAGACTTTTCATCAGGAGTAACTTATTCAGCCACTCTTGCGAACAATGCAAATTCGGTCCCTGTAGATGTAGCTTTTATGGCGACCTTTTCCAAAGCCGTGGATGCATCCACAGTTAATTCAAATACGATCTCTCTAAGTCAGGGAGGTTCCGCCATACCGGTAGATGTTGCTGTTAAAGATAACATTGTTACTATAACCCCACAGGTTGAGTTAAATAATGATGCAACTTATGAGTTACTAATTTCCAATGTGTTGAGAGCAACAGATGGAGGTTTGATGGCGGAAGAAGGTAGCTTCAACAATGTTACACGCACTTTAAATACTGTAGGAGAGCCACCTTATGTGCCAGCTGGTCAAGTGGCTTACTGGCCATTTAATTTTGATTACGATGAAGTTGAGAGTGGCGAAATGCCAACCGTTGAAGGAACTCCCGGCTTTGCTGGACAAAGTGCAAGTGGTCCCAATGCCTACCAAGGAGCTACAGATTCTTATTTAACATTCCCTACTAATAATCTTGCCAATTCAGAGTTTACGGCTACATTTTGGTATAAGATAGATGCTACTCCGGACAGGGCGGGAATTTTAGTTATGGGACCAACAGACGATTCACCCCCCGCTAACAATAGAACGAAAGGTTTTAGACTCTTTAGAGAAAATGCTAATGGGAAACAACGAATTACATTGAATGCAGGCAATGGTTCTGCTGATAGCTGGTTTAATTCAGCAGAAGAATATCATTTAGCAACGGATGCTGACTGGACTTTTGTGGCTTTTACAATCTCATCTACAGAATGTGTTGTCTATATAAATGGAGAAGTGGCTAGTAGTGGTGCTTTTTCAGGAATTGATTGGACAACTTGTGATATCTTATCTATTGGTTCAGGAGCTCCTAGATTTATTGAATGGGGTCATTTATCAGATGAAAGTTTTATTGATGAACTAAGAATTTTTGATGTTGCTTTGCCACAAAGTGAGATTCAAAAAATGATGGAATAA